One segment of Arvicanthis niloticus isolate mArvNil1 chromosome 5, mArvNil1.pat.X, whole genome shotgun sequence DNA contains the following:
- the Tnfrsf1b gene encoding tumor necrosis factor receptor superfamily member 1B isoform X2 — protein MAPSALWIALVVELQLWVTGDTVPAKTVLTPYQPESGNECQSLQEYYDPKVQMCCAKCPPGQYLKHFCNKTSDTVCADCEASMYTKVWNRFRTCLSCRSSCSDDQVEIHTCTKQQNRVCDCKADSYCALKTHSGSCRQCMKLNKCGPGYGVDIPRDSNGNVKCSPCAPGTFSDTTSSTDVCRPHRTCSILAFPGNASTNAVCATESPTLSTISRTRYVSQPEPTRSQTLDQEPGPSQTPTILVSLGSTPVIKQSTKGGISLPIGLIVGVTALSLLMLGLVNCFILVQRKKNPSCLQREAKPHLPDEKSQDAMGLEQQHLLTTAPSSSSSSLESSASAGDRKAPPGGHPQARVTAEAQGSQEACAGSRSSDSSHGSYGTHVNVTCIVNVCSSSDHSSQCSSQASTTVGDPDANLSGSPKDEQVPFSQEECPSQSQWETTETLQGHEKPLPLGVPDVGMKPSQPGWYDHIAVKVA, from the exons ATGGCGCCCTCCGCCCTCTGGATCGCGCTGGTCGTCGAACTGCAGCTGTGGGTCACCGGGGACACAGTGCCCGCCAAG acTGTCTTGACGCCCTACCAGCCAGAATCTGGGAACGAGTGTCAGAGCTTACAGGAATACTATGACCCGAAGGTTCAGATGTGCTGTGCTAAGTGTCCGCCTG GCCAGTATCTGAAACACTTCTGCAACAAGACCTCAGACACCGTGTGTGCAGACTGTGAGGCAAGCATGTACACCAAGGTCTGGAACCGGTTTCGCACATGCCTGAGCTGCCGTTCTTCCTGTAGTGATG ACCAAGTGGAGATCCACACCTGCACTAAACAACAGAACCGAGTGTGTGATTGCAAAGCTGACAGCTACTGCGCCTTGAAAACCCATTCTGGCAGCTGCCGACAGTGCATGAAGCTGAACAAGTGCGGCCCTGGCTACGGAGTAGACATTCCAA GAGACTCAAATGGAAACGTGAAATGCAGTCCCTGTGCCCCAGGGACATTCTCTGATACCACATCATCCACAGATGTGTGCAGGCCCCACCGCAC CTGTAGCATCCTGGCTTTTCCCGGAAATGCAAGCACAAATGCAGTCTGTGCGACTGAGTCCCCAACTCTAAGCACCATCTCAAGGACACGCTACGTATCTCAGCCAGAGCCCACAAGATCTCAGACCCTGGATCAAGAGCCAGGGCCCAGCCAAACTCCAACCATCCTTGTGTCCTTGGGTTCAACCCCCGTGATTAAACAAAGTACCAAGGGTGGCATCTCTCTTCCAATTG GTCTGATTGTTGGAGTGACAGCTCTGAGTCTGCTGATGTTAGGACTGGTGAACTGCTTCATCCTGGTGCAGAGGAAAA AGAACCCCTCCTGCCTACAGAGAGAAGCCAAG cCTCATCTGCCTGATGAGAAGTCCCAGGATGCCATGGGCCTGGAGCAGCAGCACCTGTTGACCACAGCACCCAGTTCCAGCAGCAGCTCCCTGGAGAGCTCAGCCAGTGCTGGGGACAGGAAAGCGCCCCCTGGGGGCCATCCCCAAGCAAGAGTCACAGCGGAGGCCCAAGGTTCTCAGGAGGCTTGTGCCGGCTCCAGGAGTTCAG ATTCTTCCCATGGCAGCTACGGGACCCATGTCAACGTCACCTGCATCGTGAATGTCTGCAGTAGCTCTGACCACAGCTCTCAGTGCTCTTCCCAAGCCAGCACCACGGTGGGAGACCCAGATGCCAACCTGTCAGGGTCCCCAAAGGACGAGCAGGTCCCCTTCTCCCAGGAGGAGTGTCCCTCTCAGTCCCAGTGGGAGACCACAGAGACACTGCAGGGCCATGAGAAGCCCTTGCCCCTTGGTGTGCCCGATGTAGGCATGAAGCCCAGCCAACCAGGCTGGTATGACCACATTGCAGTCAAAGTGGCCTGA
- the Tnfrsf1b gene encoding tumor necrosis factor receptor superfamily member 1B isoform X1, whose protein sequence is MAPSALWIALVVELQLWVTGDTVPAKTVLTPYQPESGNECQSLQEYYDPKVQMCCAKCPPGQYLKHFCNKTSDTVCADCEASMYTKVWNRFRTCLSCRSSCSDDQVEIHTCTKQQNRVCDCKADSYCALKTHSGSCRQCMKLNKCGPGYGVDIPRDSNGNVKCSPCAPGTFSDTTSSTDVCRPHRTCSILAFPGNASTNAVCATESPTLSTISRTRYVSQPEPTRSQTLDQEPGPSQTPTILVSLGSTPVIKQSTKGGISLPIGLIVGVTALSLLMLGLVNCFILVQRKKNPSCLQREAKVPHLPDEKSQDAMGLEQQHLLTTAPSSSSSSLESSASAGDRKAPPGGHPQARVTAEAQGSQEACAGSRSSDSSHGSYGTHVNVTCIVNVCSSSDHSSQCSSQASTTVGDPDANLSGSPKDEQVPFSQEECPSQSQWETTETLQGHEKPLPLGVPDVGMKPSQPGWYDHIAVKVA, encoded by the exons ATGGCGCCCTCCGCCCTCTGGATCGCGCTGGTCGTCGAACTGCAGCTGTGGGTCACCGGGGACACAGTGCCCGCCAAG acTGTCTTGACGCCCTACCAGCCAGAATCTGGGAACGAGTGTCAGAGCTTACAGGAATACTATGACCCGAAGGTTCAGATGTGCTGTGCTAAGTGTCCGCCTG GCCAGTATCTGAAACACTTCTGCAACAAGACCTCAGACACCGTGTGTGCAGACTGTGAGGCAAGCATGTACACCAAGGTCTGGAACCGGTTTCGCACATGCCTGAGCTGCCGTTCTTCCTGTAGTGATG ACCAAGTGGAGATCCACACCTGCACTAAACAACAGAACCGAGTGTGTGATTGCAAAGCTGACAGCTACTGCGCCTTGAAAACCCATTCTGGCAGCTGCCGACAGTGCATGAAGCTGAACAAGTGCGGCCCTGGCTACGGAGTAGACATTCCAA GAGACTCAAATGGAAACGTGAAATGCAGTCCCTGTGCCCCAGGGACATTCTCTGATACCACATCATCCACAGATGTGTGCAGGCCCCACCGCAC CTGTAGCATCCTGGCTTTTCCCGGAAATGCAAGCACAAATGCAGTCTGTGCGACTGAGTCCCCAACTCTAAGCACCATCTCAAGGACACGCTACGTATCTCAGCCAGAGCCCACAAGATCTCAGACCCTGGATCAAGAGCCAGGGCCCAGCCAAACTCCAACCATCCTTGTGTCCTTGGGTTCAACCCCCGTGATTAAACAAAGTACCAAGGGTGGCATCTCTCTTCCAATTG GTCTGATTGTTGGAGTGACAGCTCTGAGTCTGCTGATGTTAGGACTGGTGAACTGCTTCATCCTGGTGCAGAGGAAAA AGAACCCCTCCTGCCTACAGAGAGAAGCCAAGGTG cCTCATCTGCCTGATGAGAAGTCCCAGGATGCCATGGGCCTGGAGCAGCAGCACCTGTTGACCACAGCACCCAGTTCCAGCAGCAGCTCCCTGGAGAGCTCAGCCAGTGCTGGGGACAGGAAAGCGCCCCCTGGGGGCCATCCCCAAGCAAGAGTCACAGCGGAGGCCCAAGGTTCTCAGGAGGCTTGTGCCGGCTCCAGGAGTTCAG ATTCTTCCCATGGCAGCTACGGGACCCATGTCAACGTCACCTGCATCGTGAATGTCTGCAGTAGCTCTGACCACAGCTCTCAGTGCTCTTCCCAAGCCAGCACCACGGTGGGAGACCCAGATGCCAACCTGTCAGGGTCCCCAAAGGACGAGCAGGTCCCCTTCTCCCAGGAGGAGTGTCCCTCTCAGTCCCAGTGGGAGACCACAGAGACACTGCAGGGCCATGAGAAGCCCTTGCCCCTTGGTGTGCCCGATGTAGGCATGAAGCCCAGCCAACCAGGCTGGTATGACCACATTGCAGTCAAAGTGGCCTGA